GGTCATCATGAAGTTAGAGGTTCCATTGACCACACCAAGAACCTTGGTCACCTTGTCTGAGGCCAAAGAATTCACCAAAGTTCGAAGGATTGGGATCCCACCAGCTACGGCAGCTTCATAATAAAGAGCCACTTGGTGTTTTTTAGCAATCTCTAGCAACTCGCTTCCATGAACGGCAAGAAGGTCTTTGTTAGCAGAAACCACATGTTTGCCTGCTTCTAGCGCACGGGTGATAAAAGTCTTAGCTGGCTCGATACGGCCCATCAATTCGACCACGATGGCAATGTCCTTGTCTTCAATGATCTCATCGACATTGGTCACAAAGTTGTAGTCATGACCTGCAGCTTGCAATTTTTCCTTTTCCGCATCATCTCGAACCAAGACCTTGGCGATCTCGATTTCATCTTGAGCTGCCTGGGTGATTTTTTCATGGTTTTCTTTTAATAAAAATGGTACGCCACTAGCAACAGTACCAAATCCTAGTAAGGCAATCTTAACAGACATCCTATTGACTCCTTGAATTTTCTATAGTAGCTCCATTATAACAAAAACTTGAGCGTTTGACAGCCAATTGCCTTAAAAATTCTGAATTTTCATGACAGGATCTGCCTGTAGCAAGTTCTGGAAAAGAACATAGAATTTGTGGTACAATAAAGAAAATAATGAAAGCGGTGACACTATGAGTAAACGAAGAGTACCTAAAAAAATCAAAGTCCTACTTGGAATCAATGCACTCCTCTTGGTCTGTATCTTTATTTGTAGCTTTCTTCTAATCAAGCGGATCACTCAGCCGAGTGATGGAAATACCAGCGGCACTGCCATGACGCGCTCGCTAGATGAACACAGTTCCTCTATCGAGTGGACCCGAGTGAAAAAACCGGTCAAACTGCCCATCCTCATGTACCACTCCGTGCACAATATGGCCGAGTCTGAAGCTGCCAATGCCAATCTGATTGTCGATCCAGAAACCTTTGAAAGCCAACTAAAGGCCCTGAAAAATGCGGGTTACTACACATTGACGCCAGAGGAAGCCTATCGCATCCTCGCTAAAAATGAAGTCCCCAAAGGAAAGAAATATGTCTGGCTGACCTTTGATGATGGTGTCGAGGATTTCTATACCATCGTCTATCCGCTTCTTAAGAAATACAAGATGACGGCCACCAACAATATCATCACGGACTTTACCCAAAAGGAAAAAGAAAATGTCCTGACCTTTGACCAAATCAAAGAGATGAAAAGTGCTGGCTTGACCTTTGAAAGCCATACGGTCAATCATCCAGACCTAGCCAATTCCAGTCTTGAGACCCAAAAGAATGAGCTGGTTGCTTCTAAACGCCTGCTGGATAAGGTGCTGGATCAAAATACTAGCGTTATCGTCTACCCATCCGGTCGCTACAGCCAGGTCACAATCGACCAGGCCAAGAAAGCCGACTACAAACTAGGCCTCACCACTAAAAATGGACTCGCCAGCTCCGCTGATGGCCTCTACGCCCTCAAACGAGTCCGGATCCTTCCAACCACTACAGGAGAGGATCTTTTAGCTATGATTCAAGATTAAAGAAAGAGGCTGGGACAAAAGTCCTAGCCTCTCAATTATTTTTGGATTGTCGAGTAAGACGCAGTGGTTGAGTGGGCTCTACTACGCTGATTTCATCAGCTTTTACAGCCCTACTCAACTGTGCGGAGGTGGGACGACGAAATCGAATTCTAACGAATTACCGATTTCTGTCCCACTCTCTTTTGTTAGAGTTCCTTCTCTAGTTCTTTTAGAAAGGTGATTAAAAATTGATGGCGACTTTCTGCTATTTGCTTTGCAGTCTCCGTGTTCATTTCATCTTTTAAGAGGAGCAACTTGTCATAGAAATGTTGGACAGTATCAGTGAGGGACCTCCCTTTGTGGCCACCATAGGAAAAAGTTCGCGCAATTCCTACAGCTCCTATCGCATCGAGGCGGTCTGCATCCTGGACAATCTTGCCTTCTAAGGTTTCTGGATGTTTACCGCGATTTTTGCTGAAAGAAACAGCATTGATTACCCGACAAATCTGGTCGATTTGGTTTTTAGGAGTAGCAATCTCTTCTAGAAACTTACGAGCATTCGCATTATTCTCTGTTTGAAACAATTTATCATCATCAGCATCGTGAAGAAGAGCCGACAAGCCCACTATCTCCAGATCACATGGACCTTCTGCTTGTGCGATTCTCATAGCATTGGTATAGACGCGGAGAGTATGCTCCACATCATGGCCATCCGCTCGATCAGCAAATAAGGTTTTAACATACTGCTTAGCAGCTTGGATTCGTTCTTCGATCATCGTTCTTGTCCTTTGTCTTTCTTACTTCAATCAATCTCATTATACACCTTATGAGCCTTTTCTAGATCGTAATAGTGATCAAATTCTTCTTTTGTCTGCGTAGTATGGGTCTGCCCATCTCTTGATAGCTCAGCTGGAATCGTGACATCTTGATAGAGATTCACACCCTTCTTCATAAAGAGTTCAAATACAGCAATACTTCTTGCATATTGATCCGCACTATTCTGGGGTTTTATTACTATGACTTTCGTATCTTTTTGATTTAAGAGTTTATAGGCCTTCGAAGACTTCTTAAATTGCGTTTTTGAGAGATCCTTGGGATCAATCGAAAACCAATTTTTAAAAAATTTCAATTCTTCAATACTGCTCTTCTCACGATCAATTGGTACATTGAAATCTGGAATCGGTTTTCTTTGGTGATCATTCTCTAAGGTCTCATTTCTTTCAAGTTTACGAGTGTCTAGATTCAAGTACATCATTTTTCGAACTGAGTTATCTTTGGTACTGCGAATTTGTAAGGAAACTAACTCACGTCCATTCCATGAATATACTGAGCCTAATTCTGTAGGAATATAATCCGGATCAAATTGTTCTACAACTTTAAACAAATCAAGCTCTTTCTCTTCTTTCAATCGTTCACCATTAACCTTGTAGACACTAACAGTCCAATATTCATCCTTTTCTGGAGGAGTTGTACGATAGTAAAAATTTTCTCTAAATTTCACATTCATATGCAAAATGTGCTTTGAACCGACTCTGATAGGATCAAAATAATAATAAGACCCATATTCCCTCATCAACCGATCTTCCTTGGGATCGGTTGATTTCCAGTGAGTGATAATGCCTGCACCATCCGCAATCATCTCATAGTCATCAATTTTCGCTTTTCCACTATAATCAGTAAATTGTTTATAATAACTCTCAGTTGAAAAGCGTATATAGAGCCAAATACCAGCAATGAGCGAGAACAAAACTAGTAAAGCAAGCACCATTTTTTTCTTTGTCATTTTCACGATTTAAACAGATCCTTTCTAAGAGATTTTATGTTCACTTTGTAATCCACCACTGGTGAAAAAAATAGCACATTACCAGAAAACACAAACAGCGATAAAAATACCAACAAAGCTATATGAAGGATAAAGTTTTGTGCAATATTACTAAATATTGCACAAGATGAAAATACAACCAACCCAGCAAAAAAAGTTGGAGCTATCATTGATAATAATCTATGCTTTCTATCATTTGCGACGAGGTATATCTTTATAGGGTGGTTGCTATTTACAATGTTGGGCATTGGTTTCCGAATGCTTGTCCATATCCGAATCCCTATTACAAGGCTAAAAACTAGAGCCAACATTCCAAAATTTAGCACATGTGAAGTAAAATAAAGATATTTTTCAACAGGAAAGGCCTTCGATAACAGCACGGCAGTTGTACCCATACCAAAAGCTGAAGCAAAACCTTTCTTCCTAGTACCCTTTTTATTGAGAACTTTAGAAAGATCCGAGGGAGCTAGAGTCTGCACTTCTTCCTTAGTTAAAGGATAGGCTCGATGAGGGATGAAGCTTAAAATCCATGGAAAGAAATAGCTAATGAGAAAGGGACGATCG
Above is a window of Streptococcus sp. LPB0220 DNA encoding:
- a CDS encoding polysaccharide deacetylase family protein gives rise to the protein MSKRRVPKKIKVLLGINALLLVCIFICSFLLIKRITQPSDGNTSGTAMTRSLDEHSSSIEWTRVKKPVKLPILMYHSVHNMAESEAANANLIVDPETFESQLKALKNAGYYTLTPEEAYRILAKNEVPKGKKYVWLTFDDGVEDFYTIVYPLLKKYKMTATNNIITDFTQKEKENVLTFDQIKEMKSAGLTFESHTVNHPDLANSSLETQKNELVASKRLLDKVLDQNTSVIVYPSGRYSQVTIDQAKKADYKLGLTTKNGLASSADGLYALKRVRILPTTTGEDLLAMIQD
- a CDS encoding HD domain-containing protein, whose product is MIEERIQAAKQYVKTLFADRADGHDVEHTLRVYTNAMRIAQAEGPCDLEIVGLSALLHDADDDKLFQTENNANARKFLEEIATPKNQIDQICRVINAVSFSKNRGKHPETLEGKIVQDADRLDAIGAVGIARTFSYGGHKGRSLTDTVQHFYDKLLLLKDEMNTETAKQIAESRHQFLITFLKELEKEL
- a CDS encoding DUF443 family protein translates to MLKKAKIEQLSKINLRYRILQMDGESYLVDADRPFLISYFFPWILSFIPHRAYPLTKEEVQTLAPSDLSKVLNKKGTRKKGFASAFGMGTTAVLLSKAFPVEKYLYFTSHVLNFGMLALVFSLVIGIRIWTSIRKPMPNIVNSNHPIKIYLVANDRKHRLLSMIAPTFFAGLVVFSSCAIFSNIAQNFILHIALLVFLSLFVFSGNVLFFSPVVDYKVNIKSLRKDLFKS